From a single Poecilia reticulata strain Guanapo linkage group LG2, Guppy_female_1.0+MT, whole genome shotgun sequence genomic region:
- the nr0b1 gene encoding nuclear receptor subfamily 0 group B member 1: MATLEGCRCRSASARNNSSSILYSILKSDSLVTAEEPQQHQQQHSQHQTLQHLLLKGSSSSSSSSSSSSSSSSSGPGSLQELRQQACSCGSTRRRGVLRSPQVTCKAASAVLVKTLRFVKNVPCFRELPEDDQLMLIRSGWAPLLVLGLAQDRVDFETTETVEPSMLQRILTGVPDRQSEILAGQRVAVGVSVVDIEAIKAFLKKCWSVDISTKEYAYLKGAVLFNPDLEGLRCLHYIQALRREAHQALNEHVRLIHRDDSMRFAKLLIALSMLRAISPLVVAQLFFRPVIGAVNIEEVLMEMFYGK; the protein is encoded by the exons ATGGCCACGCTGGAGGGCTGTCGCTGTCGGAGTGCCAGCGCCcgaaacaacagcagcagcattctcTACAGCATTCTGAAGAGCGATAGCCTTGTGACCGCCGAGGAGCCACAACAACACCAACAGCAGCATTCCCAACATCAAACCCTGCAGCATCTACTCCTCAAgggctcctcctcctcctcctcctcctcatcctcctcctcttcctcttcctcctccgggCCGGGCTCGCTGCAGGAGCTCCGGCAGCAGGCGTGCTCCTGCGGATCGACGCGCCGCCGGGGCGTGCTGCGCTCCCCGCAGGTGACGTGCAAAGCCGCGTCGGCGGTGCTGGTGAAGACGCTGCGCTTCGTGAAAAACGTCCCCTGCTTCCGCGAGTTGCCGGAGGACGACCAGCTGATGCTGATCCGGAGCGGCTGGGCCCCGCTGCTGGTGCTCGGGCTTGCGCAGGACCGGGTGGACTTTGAGACGACGGAGACCGTGGAGCCCAGCATGCTGCAGCGCATCCTCACAGGTGTGCCGGACCGGCAGAGCGAGATCCTGGCCGGTCAGAGGGTGGCCGTCGGGGTGTCCGTGGTGGACATCGAGGCGATCAAAGCCTTCCTGAAGAAGTGCTGGAGTGTGGATATCAGCACGAAGGAGTACGCGTATCTCAAGGGAGCTGTGCTCTTTAATCCAG ATCTGGAAGGTCTGCGCTGCCTCCACTACATCCAGGCGCTGCGTCGTGAGGCGCACCAGGCTCTCAACGAGCACGTCCGGCTGATCCACCGCGACGACTCGATGCGCTTTGCCAAGCTGCTCATCGCCCTGTCCATGCTGCGGGCCATCAGCCCGCTGGTGGTCGCACAGCTCTTCTTCAGACCCGTAATCGGGGCGGTGAACATCGAGGAGGTTCTCATGGAGATGTTCTATGGAAAGTAG